From the genome of Fusibacter sp. A1:
TCAGCGCGCCGCCTGTTCCGACGATATACTTGACACTGGTAAGGTCCTTACCCACTGCAAGTGTCTTTTTAAAGCCGCCAAACAGTGTTCTGAATCCGCCTGCATGCCTGTCAACAGCATGAAGCACCGCTTCTTTTGTAAGACGCTCGACAAATCGCTTTTGTTGTTCGGACTTTGGTATCGGTACATGGTTATCGATCAGATGTTTCACTTCGTGTTCTGAATAACCAAGATCTTTGACAAGTGTATCGATTCCGATTAAGTCTACGATGTTATGCATGTTGATATAAACACCCAAGTCGCCTTCAACAGTACGTTTTGCAACCGGTTCAGGACTTAACAGAATACGACTGATTTCTTCTGATCCTTCAGTCACTGAATGTAGGTCGGTTGTGGCACCGCCCACGTCAAATACGATCAAGTCTCCGATATGGCTTTTCAAAAGTTTGGCAGCTTCCATCACTGACCCCGGTGTTGGAATGATCGGACCGTTAACAAGCTCCCTCACCTTAGACATGCCTGGCGCGTGTACGATATGCTCTTCAAACACGTCTTGAATCACGGCTCTTGTCGGCTCTACATTGAGCACATCGATCTGAGGATAGACATTATCCACGATATGCAGCAGATGAGCCTTTCCTTCTTCTTCAAAAATCAGTTTGATTTCTTCGTGGTTTTCGATGTTTCCGGCATAGATCACCGGTACATCTAGATCAAGCGCTACAATCTTTTCTGCGTTTTCAAGTGCCGTATCACGTTCTCCGTAGTCCACACCACCTGCTATGAGTATGATGTTTGGGGCAACATCTTTAATCTTTTTAAGGTCGGTTCTTCTTAGCTTGCCCGCAGTCACCAAATGGATGTTGGCACCTGCACCTAAAGCCGCTTCTCTTGCAGCTTTTGCTGTCATGTCGTATACAAGTCCGTGAACTGTCATCTTCAGTCCGCCTGCTGCAGAACTGGTTGCTAAAAGCTCATTGTAATCTAGTGTCTGGTGCCCAAGTCTAAACTGCAAGTCGTCCATGGCAGCCCTAAGTCCGATGGTCACATCGCCATCAGATACGCTTGTAGGCGCCTGTCCTTGGCAGATGAACTCTGGATGGTCTGTATCTACACCCTTGAATGCGTTAATTACTGTGGTCGTACTGCCGATTTCTGCTACCAGTACATCTATTTTCATTTTTCACCTCTTGTAGTAAAAATCAAGGCCGCCCATCGGGCAGCCTTGATTCACAGCTTATACTACTCTAAGCCCAATTTTTCTTTTTTTGCTTTTACTAAGAATGTCGCAACTTGCGTGCCTTTGTCATAACGACCGAAGCCTTGGTCCATTCCTTGTGTTCTTGCGATTTCTGGAGATACTTGAGTACCGCCTGCGCAGATGATCAGTTTTTCACGAACACCTTTTTCCACTGCATATTCATGAATTCTCTTCATGTTTTTGTAGTGAACATCGTCATGTGAAATAATCGTAGAAGCAAGGATTACGTCTGCATTGTGCTCGATGGCAGCATCTACTAGTTTCTCAACCGGTACAGATGTTCCAAGGTATTCAGCGTCGATACCGAATTTTTCGATACCGCCGTGCTTGATGTCGATTACTTCTCGTAGACCAACTGAGTGCTCATCTTGGCCAACTGTTCCAGCAACAACCTTCATACCGTGTTCTTTAACAAACTCTCTGATTTCATCATCGCTCAAAGTTTCTGGAATTGGTGGAATCACAAGTTTATCCATATCCACTACAAACTCAAGTTTACCTTTGACCTGAACACGTGTACCTTCTGATGGGTGCATCATTTCAACGTGAATTACTTCCGCGTCTTTCATGTTCATGTGTTTTGCAAACTCAAGTGCTGCGAACTCGGCAGTTCTTGAATCAGTCGGTAAGAAGAACTCAGTAGTTACAGTACCGTCACCCAACCATTCAACTTCTGGCTTTAGTAAGTTAGTGTTTCTGTAAGCTTCTGTTTCGTCCATACGAACATTCGCATTATCCGTTTCGTCAAGCTCATCGATGTAGATGATCTTTTCAGGTTTTTCAAGCGTACAACCATCGATCAGTACCGATGGATTAGATACAGCACTTGCATCGTACTGCTCGATGTTATTGTCACCAAAGTGAGCCGTAACTGGAGCCATGTAGTCGAAATCTCTTTCGTATACTGCGCCAGCGCCAACACCACCGTCGATTTTACGAGCGATACCGTCGCCGTTTCTTTCTGGGTACATTCCTGAATCTACAAAGCTACCTTTTTCAACTGCGTTGAAGTAACCGCCGTTTTCTTTGATGCCTTCAAGGAAGAGGATTGCTCTTTCTTTAAGCTCTCTTACCTGTTGTGGTAAGAAACCTTCTTTTCTGATCTCAACCATGCCTAAAAGGTCGTCCATTGTCACAAGTGATTGCTTGGCAGTGTCACATGCTTCGATGTTGAACACGTGCCATGGCACGTTACGGCCTTCATCTGGAGTGATTGTAGATTGAATATCAGCATTAGTAAGTCTTGAAATCAACATGTTAAGAACATGCGTAACCGTTGCTTCACGACCAGAAGATGTGATATATTTTGTATTCATTTGAGCACGCATTTTGTATTCGTCAAAGAAGTCTCTAAGCGCTACAGCATACGGTAAGTCAAACTTCAAGCTTGGTGCAGGAGCCGCTGTAGGCGGTACTGTAGACAAGCAGATGTTTTCCTTTTTCATGCCGACTTTGTAAGAGAACAGCGCGTTGATACCGTGTTGAACCATAAGTTCAGGCATAACTTTCCAAGCATCTCTTGCAGTCGCGTTTGCATTGTGCGCGCCATCGATTTGAGCGATATCAGCCCAAGTCATCAGCATTTTTGATTCAGCGGCATCGATGAACGAACGAACCATGTTCACGTTTCTGTAAAGAACGTTGTATTGTGGATCTTGGTGAGCGCCGTTTACGCCTTCTTCAGCGAACATTACAGCGATATCAGGTCCAGCAACACCCGAAATGTATGAATGGTAATTGATTGGACGGCCCACTTCATCTTCGATAAGGTCAAGTGCTTTTCTGTGAGCTCTCACTTGCTTACGAGTGATCGGCACACCGCCGATACCTTGAGGAGAACCTTCGATCAAGCCATCAAAGTGAGATTGACCTGCAGTACGGATAACCATGATATGGTCAGCACCGTGCCAAGCAGACATTCTCATTCTACGGATATCGTCTTCAAATCTACCAGAAGCGATTTCAGTAGTGATTGTTTCCATCGGTTGAGGGTCTAAATTATCAAAGTACTGTGCAGCTGGTATTCCAATGCTGTTTTTTAGCGGCTCAGCACATTCTTCGTAGGTAAACTTACCCATTTGTAAATGAGGAACTTTCTTTCTCCAAACCCAACCTCTACGCTTAGGTCTATAGTTTTCAAGGTCTTGCAGAATTTCTCTTACGTCCATTTTTTGATCTGGAATTAAAGTCATGATTATTTACCCCCTTTGAAGATTGCTACTGCATCGTCCCAGTACTTGCCATCGATTAAAGCAAGACCTGCTTCACGAATACTTAAGTCTTTTTCTTTAGCGATACGGTAAACAACGTGACCGACACCTTTACCCATCAAACCACGATCGATAGCACCATCGACAAGCGGTTGAACTTCTAATGAACTAAAGCCCATTCTTAGTAGAACCGAACGTTCTACCGATGGAGAAGTGTGTGTTTTTGCAAGATCAAGAAGAGGATCTACAACTTCCTCAATCAGGTTCCAAAAAGTTTCTTTCAACTGCTCGTCAGATAAATCCGCGAGGTGTGCGCGTCTTTTTTCAAAGTCGTCTTCTCTTACTAATAAACCTTTCATCGAATAACCTCCATCATGCGTATTTTTTATACGTCACTTAATTTATTGATTGCATTTTTTAC
Proteins encoded in this window:
- a CDS encoding GlmL-related ornithine degradation protein gives rise to the protein MKIDVLVAEIGSTTTVINAFKGVDTDHPEFICQGQAPTSVSDGDVTIGLRAAMDDLQFRLGHQTLDYNELLATSSAAGGLKMTVHGLVYDMTAKAAREAALGAGANIHLVTAGKLRRTDLKKIKDVAPNIILIAGGVDYGERDTALENAEKIVALDLDVPVIYAGNIENHEEIKLIFEEEGKAHLLHIVDNVYPQIDVLNVEPTRAVIQDVFEEHIVHAPGMSKVRELVNGPIIPTPGSVMEAAKLLKSHIGDLIVFDVGGATTDLHSVTEGSEEISRILLSPEPVAKRTVEGDLGVYINMHNIVDLIGIDTLVKDLGYSEHEVKHLIDNHVPIPKSEQQKRFVERLTKEAVLHAVDRHAGGFRTLFGGFKKTLAVGKDLTSVKYIVGTGGALTRLDARHEILKSVATSNKGDKLYPTEEAKILIDNDYIMASLGVLSKVHPGAAYKLMKHSLELDEE
- the oraE gene encoding D-ornithine 4,5-aminomutase subunit OraE — protein: MTLIPDQKMDVREILQDLENYRPKRRGWVWRKKVPHLQMGKFTYEECAEPLKNSIGIPAAQYFDNLDPQPMETITTEIASGRFEDDIRRMRMSAWHGADHIMVIRTAGQSHFDGLIEGSPQGIGGVPITRKQVRAHRKALDLIEDEVGRPINYHSYISGVAGPDIAVMFAEEGVNGAHQDPQYNVLYRNVNMVRSFIDAAESKMLMTWADIAQIDGAHNANATARDAWKVMPELMVQHGINALFSYKVGMKKENICLSTVPPTAAPAPSLKFDLPYAVALRDFFDEYKMRAQMNTKYITSSGREATVTHVLNMLISRLTNADIQSTITPDEGRNVPWHVFNIEACDTAKQSLVTMDDLLGMVEIRKEGFLPQQVRELKERAILFLEGIKENGGYFNAVEKGSFVDSGMYPERNGDGIARKIDGGVGAGAVYERDFDYMAPVTAHFGDNNIEQYDASAVSNPSVLIDGCTLEKPEKIIYIDELDETDNANVRMDETEAYRNTNLLKPEVEWLGDGTVTTEFFLPTDSRTAEFAALEFAKHMNMKDAEVIHVEMMHPSEGTRVQVKGKLEFVVDMDKLVIPPIPETLSDDEIREFVKEHGMKVVAGTVGQDEHSVGLREVIDIKHGGIEKFGIDAEYLGTSVPVEKLVDAAIEHNADVILASTIISHDDVHYKNMKRIHEYAVEKGVREKLIICAGGTQVSPEIARTQGMDQGFGRYDKGTQVATFLVKAKKEKLGLE
- a CDS encoding ornithine aminomutase subunit alpha, yielding MKGLLVREDDFEKRRAHLADLSDEQLKETFWNLIEEVVDPLLDLAKTHTSPSVERSVLLRMGFSSLEVQPLVDGAIDRGLMGKGVGHVVYRIAKEKDLSIREAGLALIDGKYWDDAVAIFKGGK